Proteins encoded by one window of Dryocola sp. LX212:
- a CDS encoding MFS transporter: protein MLNNKDKPALTSWMAVFSLTVACFVMVTTEFLPIGLLTNIAPSLGVSTGTAGLMVTTPGIVAAVAAPVLSLISGRLDRRWLMIGLSALLVVSNLISAVAVNFPMMLLGRVLLGVCVGGFWSFSMNYGRHLVHEASQGRAVALIISGVSVGAVCGVPAGALIGDLFGWRAAFFGSAALAVGVFIAQLRLLTPVPPSRPVTPQDLLLPFRLPMARIGLIAIVLLFVGHFAAYTYLRPLLQQVFVLSPSAISVQLLAYGAVGLLGTFAGERLAAHSLRATFILVAAMLASILIVSPFLSGLPGATLMVLVWGLAFGAVPVCATNWMFEHVPQAPEAGQALLVCVIQIALASGALLGGEVVDWQGVSSAMLFGGALILSAALVFGLSLRTSLISAKQS, encoded by the coding sequence ATGCTGAATAATAAAGATAAACCTGCACTGACATCGTGGATGGCCGTTTTTTCCCTGACCGTTGCCTGCTTCGTGATGGTTACCACCGAATTCCTGCCTATCGGCCTGCTGACCAATATAGCGCCTTCGCTGGGCGTGAGTACGGGTACGGCGGGGCTGATGGTCACCACGCCGGGGATTGTTGCCGCCGTCGCCGCTCCCGTGCTTAGCCTGATTTCGGGACGTCTCGACAGGCGCTGGCTGATGATTGGGCTGTCCGCGCTGCTGGTGGTCTCTAATCTTATCTCCGCCGTGGCCGTGAATTTCCCGATGATGCTGCTGGGCCGCGTGCTGCTCGGCGTTTGCGTGGGGGGATTCTGGTCCTTTTCGATGAACTACGGGCGTCATCTTGTGCACGAAGCCAGCCAGGGGCGGGCCGTGGCGCTGATTATCAGCGGCGTGTCCGTAGGCGCGGTTTGTGGTGTACCTGCCGGGGCGTTGATCGGCGATCTGTTCGGCTGGCGCGCGGCGTTCTTCGGCAGCGCGGCCCTTGCAGTCGGCGTGTTCATTGCCCAGCTGCGTCTGTTAACCCCCGTGCCGCCATCCCGCCCCGTCACGCCGCAGGATCTGCTGCTGCCGTTCCGCCTGCCGATGGCACGCATTGGCCTGATCGCCATCGTGCTGCTGTTTGTCGGGCATTTCGCCGCCTACACCTACCTGCGCCCTCTGTTGCAGCAGGTGTTTGTGCTGAGTCCCTCGGCGATATCCGTGCAGCTGCTGGCCTACGGTGCCGTGGGGCTGCTGGGTACGTTTGCCGGGGAGCGCCTGGCGGCGCATAGCCTGCGCGCCACGTTTATCCTGGTCGCTGCCATGCTGGCGAGCATTTTGATTGTTTCCCCGTTCCTGAGCGGCCTGCCGGGCGCCACGCTGATGGTGCTGGTCTGGGGCCTGGCGTTCGGTGCGGTGCCCGTCTGTGCGACAAACTGGATGTTCGAACATGTGCCGCAGGCTCCCGAAGCCGGGCAGGCGCTGCTGGTCTGCGTTATCCAGATTGCGCTGGCTTCCGGTGCGCTGCTGGGCGGTGAAGTGGTCGACTGGCAGGGCGTGAGCAGCGCGATGCTGTTCGGCGGGGCGCTGATTCTTTCCGCCGCGCTGGTGTTCGGCCTCTCCTTGCGCACCAGCCTGATTAGCGCTAAACAGTCATAA
- a CDS encoding LysR family transcriptional regulator: protein MDHHLQAIRVFNRVVETGGFTRAADSLRMPKATVTKLIQNLEDHLQTKLFQRTTRSVSVTPEGECYYRRTVKWLADLEQMEGCMTESQSAPQGVLRIDVGGGTAKHVLLPALREFLERYPQIQIDLGVGDRNIDLINDSADCVIRSGPLADSTLIARRLFELKWVTCASPDYLARYGTPKHPAELEQGYPLTHYRHAVNDRVLPLRFVDRGKTMELLYRYQVSVNEGSALLASALAGLGIIQTLRFMAEPHLRSGELVSVLGDWLPPGENMFLVYPSNRHLSAKLRVFIEWAVERFK, encoded by the coding sequence ATGGATCATCATTTACAGGCAATACGCGTTTTTAACCGCGTGGTGGAGACGGGCGGTTTTACCCGCGCGGCGGACTCTCTGCGCATGCCGAAAGCCACCGTCACTAAGCTGATTCAGAACCTGGAAGATCATCTGCAAACCAAGCTTTTTCAGCGCACCACGCGGAGCGTATCGGTGACGCCGGAAGGGGAGTGCTATTACCGCCGCACGGTGAAGTGGCTCGCCGACCTGGAGCAGATGGAAGGCTGCATGACCGAATCCCAGAGCGCGCCGCAGGGCGTACTGCGGATAGACGTGGGCGGAGGAACGGCAAAGCACGTTTTGCTGCCAGCGTTGAGGGAGTTTCTTGAGCGCTATCCGCAGATTCAGATAGACCTCGGCGTGGGCGACCGCAATATCGACCTGATTAACGACAGCGCGGACTGCGTGATCCGCAGCGGCCCGCTTGCCGACTCTACGCTGATTGCCCGCCGCTTGTTCGAGCTGAAATGGGTGACCTGCGCCTCCCCTGACTACCTCGCCCGCTACGGCACCCCAAAACATCCCGCTGAACTGGAGCAGGGCTACCCGCTGACCCACTATCGCCATGCGGTAAATGACCGCGTGCTGCCGCTGCGCTTTGTCGACCGGGGAAAAACGATGGAGCTGCTTTATCGCTATCAGGTCAGCGTCAACGAGGGCAGCGCGCTGCTGGCCTCGGCGCTGGCGGGGCTGGGGATAATCCAGACGCTGAGGTTTATGGCCGAGCCTCATCTGCGAAGCGGCGAGCTGGTCAGCGTGCTCGGCGACTGGCTGCCGCCGGGGGAAAATATGTTCCTGGTTTATCCTTCCAACCGCCACCTGAGCGCCAAGCTGCGGGTGTTTATCGAATGGGCGGTGGAGCGGTTTAAGTGA
- the dppF gene encoding dipeptide ABC transporter ATP-binding subunit DppF — MSTEQATAQPLLRAIDLKKHYPVKKGIFGQERLVKALDGVSFELERGKTLAVVGESGCGKSTLGRLLTMIEIPTGGELYYQGQDLLVPDVTAEKLRRQKIQIVFQNPYGSLNPRKKVGQILEEPLQINSNLSKAERREKALAMMAKVGLKTEHYDRYPHMFSGGQRQRIAIARGLMLDPDVVIADEPVSALDVSVRAQVLNLMMDLQQDMGLSYVFISHDLSVVEHIADEVMVMYLGRCVEKGTKDQIFSNPRHPYTQALLSATPRLNPDDRRERIKLTGELPSPLNPPPGCAFNARCRRRFGPCTQLQPQLKEYGGQLVACFAVDQDENGEIR; from the coding sequence ATGAGTACCGAACAGGCCACCGCGCAACCGCTGCTGCGGGCCATCGATTTAAAGAAACACTACCCGGTTAAGAAGGGCATCTTCGGGCAGGAACGCCTGGTGAAGGCGCTGGACGGCGTGTCGTTTGAGCTGGAGCGCGGTAAAACGCTGGCGGTGGTGGGCGAGTCCGGCTGCGGGAAATCCACCCTGGGCCGCCTGCTGACGATGATCGAAATCCCGACCGGTGGCGAGCTGTACTATCAGGGCCAGGATCTGCTGGTGCCGGACGTTACGGCTGAAAAGCTCAGGCGTCAGAAAATCCAGATTGTCTTCCAGAACCCGTACGGCTCTCTGAACCCGCGCAAGAAAGTAGGGCAGATTCTGGAAGAGCCGCTGCAAATCAACTCGAACCTGAGCAAAGCCGAGCGCCGTGAAAAAGCGCTGGCGATGATGGCGAAGGTGGGGCTGAAAACCGAGCATTACGATCGTTACCCGCACATGTTCTCCGGCGGTCAGCGCCAGCGTATCGCTATCGCCCGTGGTCTGATGTTAGATCCGGACGTGGTGATTGCCGATGAGCCAGTTTCCGCGCTGGACGTGTCGGTGCGCGCGCAGGTGCTGAACCTGATGATGGATTTGCAGCAGGATATGGGGCTGTCATACGTGTTCATCTCCCACGATCTGTCCGTGGTAGAGCACATCGCCGACGAAGTGATGGTGATGTACCTGGGCCGCTGCGTAGAGAAGGGCACGAAAGACCAGATCTTCTCTAACCCGCGTCACCCGTACACCCAGGCACTGCTTTCCGCGACCCCACGTCTGAACCCGGACGACCGCCGTGAACGTATCAAGCTGACCGGCGAGCTGCCAAGCCCGCTGAACCCGCCGCCGGGCTGCGCCTTCAACGCCCGCTGCCGCCGCCGCTTCGGTCCCTGCACCCAGCTGCAGCCGCAGCTCAAGGAGTACGGCGGCCAGCTGGTCGCCTGCTTCGCCGTTGACCAGGATGAGAACGGGGAAATCCGTTAA